From the genome of Alcanivorax sp.:
GCGTCCTCAGCCTCACTACAAGCTGATCATCAGCCGTGAGGAGGGGGAGAACCGCTTTCTGGAAGGGTATCGCTACATGTTTACCAGTATCACCACGGTGAGCTGCCCGGGGCCGCTGGCACTGGTGGACGGCAACTTTGAAAATGATGACGAGCTCCACCAGGCTGCCGCCATTGTGGCCCGTTATTCGAAAGGCCGCGTGCTGGATGAGGTGACCCTGGAAATCCGCCAGGCCGATGGCGTGGCTCGCCAGGTGACGGTAAAGCCGGCGTTGCCGGATGACGTGCCGGTATCCTGGAATGTGGGCTGAGGTGACATCATGACTGATCCGATTCATGAACTGGATACGCGCCGTCTGTTGTGCCCGATGCCGGTCATCAAAACGCAGAACAAGGTGCGAACCCTGAGCACAGGTGATTGTCTTCGCGTCATCAGCACCGACCCCGGATCCTTGAATGACATTCCTGCCTGGTGCCGTATTAACGGCCACGAGGTGCTGGAAACCGGGGAGCAGGGCAACGAGGTATTTGTTGTGTTGCGGGTGGGTGAGGATAATGGTGCACTGTTTTAGTGCTGTGCACCGCCGTGATGCGCTATTGTGGTGCGCAATGTTGGTGCTGCCTGCCGTTGCCCCTTGTATTTCGGCTTGATGCGCTAAAAAAGGGCTGGCATGGTATTTGCCTCCCTATTGGCATTGCTGGCCGTCTGGCCGAGAATACCGGCTCTCTGTGTTGCTCCATGCCGGTGCAACAGAAAGAGCCAGAGATAAACCCGCTGTTCCTTAGGAGGACGCACGATAATGTCTGAGAAGACCCTCAAACTGATCAAAGAAAACGATGTGAAATGGGTGGACCTGCGCTTCACCGATAGCCGTGGTAAGGAGCAGCACGTAACTCTGCCTGTGGGTGAGATCGACGAAGATTTCTTCACCGATGGCAAGATGTTTGACGGTTCTTCCATCGCTGGCTGGAAAGGCATTAACGAGTCCGACATGGTGATGATGCCTGACGACTCAACCGCCGTGCTGGACCCGTTCACTGACGTGGCCACCCTGAATCTGCGTTGCGATATTCTCGAGCCGAACACCATGACCGGTTACGAGCGCGACCCGCGTTCCGTTGCCAAGCGCGCTGAAGAGTACCTGAAGTCCACCGGTATCGCTGACACCGCCCTGTTCGGCCCTGAGCCGGAGTTCTTCGTGTTCGATTCCGTGCAGTGGAAATCCGACATGCAGGGTTCCATGTACAACATTCACTCCGAAGAAGCGGCGTGGGTGTCCCACGAAGACTTCGAAGGTGGCAACATCGGTCACCGTCCGGGTGTGAAAGGCGGTTACTTCCCGGTTCCGCCGGTAGACAGCCTGCACGATCTGCGTGGCGCTATGTGTTCTGCCATGGAGTCCATGGGCCTGAACATCGAAGTGCATCACCACGAAGTGGGTACTGCTGGCCAGTGTGAGATTGGTGTTGGCGCCAACACCCTGACCAACAAGGCTGACGAAGTTCAGATCCTCAAGTACTGCGTGCACAACGTGGCTCACGCCTACGGCAAGACGGCTACCTTCATGCCCAAGCCGCTGATCGGTGACAACGGCTCCGGTATGCACGTGCACGTATCCCTGGGTAAAGATGGCAAGAACCTGTTCGCTGGCGACGGCTATGCAGGCCTGTCCGACGAAGCCCTGTACTTCATCGGCGGTATCATCAAGCACGCCCGTGCCCTGAACGCCTTCACCAACGGTTCCACCAACTCCTACAAGCGTCTGGTGCCCGGTTTCGAAGCCCCGGTAATGCTGGCCTACTCTGCCCGTAACCGTTCTGCTTCCATCCGTATTCCGTTCGTGAGCAGCGCCAAGGCCCGTCGTATCGAGGCGCGCTTCCCTGATCCGTCTGCCAACCCCTACCTGTGCTTCGCCGCACTGCTGATGGCTGGCCTGGACGGCATCAAGAACAAGCTGCACCCTGGCGATGCCATGGACAAGGATCTGTACGATCTGCCGGCTGAAGAAGCGAAAGACATCCCGACCGTGGCTCACACCCTGACCATGGCGCTGGATTGCCTGGAAGCTGATATGGACTTCCTGACCGAAGGTGACGTGTTCACCAAGGACATGCTGGAAGGCTACATCGACCTGAAGCGTGGTGAGATCGAGCGTCTGAACATGACCCCGCACCCGGTTGAGTTCGACATGTACTACTCCTGCTAATTTCCCTTCGGGAAAAGCAGTAGTGAAAAAGCCCCCGCTTGTCGGGGGCTTTTTTGTGGCCGCTCTGCGGCTGCATCACGCTTCACGCAACATGCTGCACGCCAATCCCCAGCCCCAACCCCGGGCTAGGGGGGTGGCTGGGGCTCACCGCGGGCCGGGATGGGGCTGATCTTTACTGATCATGCAGCAAATTGAGCAATTAGGCCTTCCCTGTTGTCGAATCAGAAGACAGAATCGGGGTATAGAGTCATGGAGACGGTTATGAAAAAGCAATGGGGATGGGTGTTGGGGCTGGTGGCGTTGTCGGCGTCAGTGGTAGCTGCCGAGGCAGGCGACAAGCCGGCCAGCGGCATTTATCGCAGTGTGGATGCCAATGGCAATGTGGTATTCACTGATCAGCCGCCGGAAAGCGGCGAGGCGGAAGAAGTCCACTTGCGCAAGCTCAACACCGTGCCCACAGAAAAAATGAGGACTGTCCTGGATTCCGGGGAGGAAGAGTCTGAGCCGGCGAAAAAGGCGCAGGGCTACAGCTCCCTTGAAATTACCTCTCCGGAACATGAGGCAACGATCAGAAATCCGGATTCTGCAGTCCAGGTATCTGTTGCACTTGAGCCGTCGTTGCAGTCCGGTGACAGCATGGTCCTTTACGATAACGGGGTGGCCCAGCCGGGTATGGCGCTGGAAATGCCGGAGCGAGGCGTTCATAGCCTTCAGGTGAAAGTGGTGGATGAAAACGGCGTGGAAAAGATTGCCTCCCCGGTCATCGAGCTTTATGTGCATCGCAGTACCGCCAGTGACTTCCGTCGCCGTCCGGATGCCAATGGCGCAACCGCGGATGTGGGCGGTGCGGCCGATCGGGGCAACGCAGCCAGTGTTGGTGGTGGCGCCAGCGTGGGTGGTGCTGCCAGCGTAGGAGGGGCGGCGGATCGCGCCCGCCCGGCCCGTCCTGCACTGCCTCGTCCCACGCCAAGGAACTAATTTGCACCCATTTGGTGCAAAGTTGCCTCCCTTCTCGATACACTCTCCTTCAGATGCGTCTTGAAACGCGTCATTGAACCTGAAACCGGGCGATTTAACGGTGCGCGCAAGGTGGCCTGATAATTGCTTATGCCCTGTTATGGGCCAATAGTCGAAGGATGGTGTCATTTTGCACAAACGGTTACTGGATCACCTGCGCACAGCGGTGGTGATGCTCGATAGTGAGCTTCGCGTGCGCTATTTGAATCCTGCAGCAGAAATGTTGCTCGCAACCAGTGCTGTGCGTGCCATTGGTCAGCCCCTTCCTGACTATTTCTACGATGACGAAGAGGCGCGTGGTGCACTTCAGCAGTGCATACAGGATGAACATCCCTTCACGCGGCGAGAAGCGCGGCTTTCGGTGGCGCCGGGGTATGAAGTGACGGTGGATTATTCCGTCAGCCCCATCAATGAGTCAGGCCAGCCGCTGTGTCTGCTGCTGGAACTGCAGGCATTGGACCGACTGCTTCGCATTACACGTGAAGAAGCCCTGCTGCATGCTCATCAGGCTACTCGTGCGTTGGTGCGCGGGGTGGCTCACGAAATCAAGAATCCTCTGGGGGGGATTCGTGGTGCTGCCCAGCTGTTGGAGCGCGCGCTGCCCGATCCGGAGCTGACCGAGTACACCAAGGTCATCATCGATGAGGCTGACCGCCTGCGAAATGTGGCCGACCGTATGCTGGGGCCGCGCAAGCCGCCCGAGTTCCGGCCGGTGAACGTGCATGAATGTCTGGAGCACGTTCGTCAGTTGCTGTTGGCGGAGCATCCCAGTGGGGTGGCGATCTGGCGCGACTATGACATCAGTTTGCCGGATGTGGTGGCCGACAGGGATCAGCTGATCCAGGTGCTGCTCAATCTGATTCGCAATGCCACCCAGGCCCTGCTGGAGTCGGCCACCGAGGATGCCCGCATCATCATGCGCACCCGGGTGCTCCGTCAGTTCACCATTGGCGCCTTGCGCCACCGATTGGTGCTGCGGGTCGATGTGGTCGACAACGGTCCGGGGATTGATCCGGAAGTGCAGGAAACCCTGTTCTATCCCATGGTCAGTGGCCGGGCTGCCGGAACCGGGCTGGGACTGTCCATTGCCCAGTCCATCATCAGCCAGCATCACGGCCTGATTGAGTGCGAGAGTGCTCCCGGTGAAACCGTTTTCAGTATCCTGCTGCCCATGGAGCAGCCGGAGGAAGTCGAAAAAGAGATCAGTGCGTTATGAATGAAATAATGGGAAAGGCACGGAGAGGCAGGTCATGAGTGTAAGTATTTGGGTTGTGGATGATGACCGCTCGATTCGCTGGGTTCTCGAGAAAGCCCTGAGCCAGGAAGGATATGCAGTTACCTGCTTTGAAGATGGCGATGAAGCGCTGAACACCCTGGAAGAAGGGGGCGCTGAGCCCGACGTGCTGATCAGTGATGTGCGTATGCCGGGAACCGATGGCCTGCGTATGCTCAAGATCCTTCAGCGCAAGAATCCGGATTTGCCAGTGATCATCATGACCGCTCACTCGGATCTGGATTCGGCCGTGGCGTCCTATCAGGGCGGTGCGTTCGAGTATCTGCCCAAGCCGTTTGATGTGGATGAGGCTGTGGCTTTGGTACGCCGTGCTATCAAGCACCGGGAAGAAACCCAGGAAGGGGTGCCGGCGGCGGTGGAAGAAGCGCCCACAGAGATTATTGGCGAAGCCCCCGCCATGCAGGAAGTGTTTCGGGCGATTGGCCGGCTCAGTCATTCCAATGTGACGGTGCTGATCAATGGTCAGTCCGGCACCGGTAAAGAACTGGTGGCCCGGGCGCTGCATCGCCATTCCATGCGGCGCGAGAAGAATTTTGTGGCGCTGAATATGGCCGCCATTCCCAAGGATCTCATTGAGTCGGAGCTGTTCGGTCATGAAAAGGGCGCCTTTACTGGCGCTAACAGCCAGCGGGTTGGTCGTTTTGAGCAGGCCAACGGGGGCACCCTTTTCCTGGATGAAATTGGTGATATGCCGCTGGAAGCGCAGACTCGTCTGCTGCGGGTGCTACAGGAAAACGAATTCTACCGGGTGGGCGGCACCACTCCCATCCAGGTGGATGTGCGTATCATTGCCGCTACTCACCAGGACCTGGAAAAACTGGTGAAAGAAGGCGACTTCCGTGAGGATTTGTTTCACCGCCTCAATGTGATTCGCATCCACATTCCACAGCTTTCAGAGCGCCGTGAAGATATTCCGCGGCTTGCCAATTACTTTTTGCAGCGCGCAGCCAATGAGTTGGGCGTGGAGCCAAAAGTGCTGCACAAGGATACGGAAAAATATCTGGCCGCCCAGGCCTGGCAGGGTAACGTGCGGCAACTGGAAAATACCTGCCGCTGGCTTACCGTGATGGCCTCGGGCCGTGAGGTGCTGGTGGATGATCTGCCGCCAGAACTGAAAGAGGTGGTTTCCAGCAAGGGCGGTGATGTCAGTGGCGACTGGCTCAAGTCGTTGCGCAATTGGGCGGACCGCGCCTTGTCCCAGGGCGAGCGTGGCATCCTTGAACAAGCGGTGCCCGGCTTTGAGCGCACCATGATCGAAGTGGCCTTGCAGCACACCGGCGGCCGCAAGCGCGACGCCGCGGCCTTGCTGGGATGGGGGCGCAATACGCTGACTCGCAAGATCAAGGAACTTGATATGGAGAGTGAGTTGGGCGGGGATGACGATTGAGAGGCAGTTAACAGTTAACAGTTAATAGTGAACAGTTAACAGCGGCGCGATAGCGCGTCGTTGTTACTTCCAGGAAGGAGGCCGCGACCATGTTTTGGTGCGGCCTTTTTTCGTTTTAAAGATAAGGAAAAAGCAAAACAAATACTTGACAGGTTATGCCGGTCGCGCAGCGTTCACTGTTCACTGTTCACTGTTCACTGTTCACTGTTCACTGTTCACTGTTCACTGTTCACTGTTCACTGTCATTCATAAACCCGCTCACTCTCCAGGCTCTCAATCTTCCAGTCGCCATCCTCCAGCACCCAGTGGCTGTCCACCTGATAACTGTCGGCTTTTTCCGGCAGCACATTTCTGCCTCCCCATACCAGGGCGGTGAAGCGGGCGCGGGCGGTTTTTCCGTTGGGGGCGGTGTCAATACGGATGCCTGCCAGTGTGACTTGCCGCTTGGGGTAACGGAAGAACAAGCCAACCAGGGTGCGCTGTTGTGTTTTGCTGTCCATGCTCTCGCCGCGATGGACCACGGCCGAGTCGGTCAGCCTGTCCAGTATGGTGCCGGTGTCTCCGGCTTCAACCGCCTCTTCCAGTTCCGTCAGGGCGGCCTTGATGGCTTCCTCCGGCGGGGATTGCTGGCAGCCGCTGATCAGCAGTTGCAGCACTATGATCAACAGGTATGCTGCTGTTTTTGGTCGGGATAACGTTGCACCCATGGCCCTGTTTCCTTTTATTGACTGTCACCACGCGTTTTACCTGCCGGTCGGTGATGGTCATCAGTTGTATGTGGAAGAAAGTGGCAATCCTGACGGGGTGCCAGTTGTCGTCCTGCATGGTGGCCCTGGCGGAGGGAGCTCTCCTGTTCAGCGCCGTTTTTTTGATCCCCGGGAATTTCGCATTATCTTGCTGGATCAGCGTGGTGCGGGTCAAAGCCGCCCATTGGCCGAGACCCGCAACAATACCACGATGCATCTGGTGGCAGATCTTGAGGCGGTGCGCGCCTATCTCGGGATTGATCGCTGGCTGCTGTTTGGCGGCTCCTGGGGGGTGACTCTGGGTCTGGCGTACGCGGTGGCGCATCCTTCCCGGGTGCTGGGGATGGTGCTGCGAGGCGTGTTCCTGTGTCGACAGCAGGACATGGACTGGCTGTACACGGCCAGTGGTGCTGCCAGACTGTTTCCGCGGGAGTGGAAAGCGGTCAATGCGCCGGTGGCGGCGTTCCCGGGCAATCTGCTCGAGCGTTATGCCGAGGGGTTGGCCGGGCCGCAGGCCCGTGAGTTTGCCCGCCACTGGTGTAACTGGGAAGCGGTGCTGGCAGGGATGTCGCCACTGCCTGCCGGGCCGGGCGGGGATGATGAGCTGTGCATGGCCACCCAGGAGGTGCATTACTTCCGTCATCAGGGTTTTCTCGAGCAGCCCTTGCTGGATGCATGTGCAGGCATTGTCTTGCCTGTGGAAATTATTCACGGCGACCGGGATTTTGTCTGTCCGATGGATCAGGCAGAAACCCTGCACGAAATACTCCCCAACAGCGTGCTGACCAAGGTGGCCGGCGGTGCTCATTCGGCCTCCCATCCTGCGATTGCCGATGCGCTGGTGGAGGCGGTGAAACGGATACACAAAAGGGTGATGGCGTGAAGGTGTTGATTCAGCGGGTGGCGCAAGCGCAGGTCCAGGTGGACAAGGTGACGGTGGGTGAAATTGCGCATGGACTGTTGTTGTTGATCGGGATCGAGACCCATGACGAAGAGACTTCGGTGGCGCGGATGGCGCAACGTATTGTGGGCTACCGGATCTTTGCCGACACGGAGGGGAAAATGAATCTGGACGTACGCGATGTGGGCGGCTCACTGTTGGCGGTATCTCAGTTCACCTTGGCGGCGGACACCCGCAAGGGGCGCCGTCCGAGCTTCTCACGGGCAGCCGATCCGGAGCAGGGACAGCGGCTGTATGACCATGCGGTGTCCTGCCTGCGTGCTGAGGGGGTGGATGTGGAAACCGGGATTTTTGCGGCAGATATGCAGGTTTCTTTGGTCAATGATGGCCCTGTGACCTTTTTACTGGAGTCGTGACGGAGTGACACATTCGTGTTGCAAAGGTGTCACCCTTGTTTATGATGAGATCAGTTGCCTGGAAAGGGTGACGGGGAGAGCACCGGTGGATTGCCCTATATCTGCCGTGCGATGCAGGCTAGCCTGATCTGCATCCCCAGGGATGATTTTATAAAAACGTGGAGGTATTCAGGATGAAAAAGACTTTGATTGCTGCTGCCATGCTGGGCGCATCTTCTTCTGCCATGGCTGTGGCGCCGGGTGGCCCGGGCTGTGGTTGGGGTAACCTGCTGTTTGAAGGCCAGTCCGGTATGCCCATGCACCTGCTGGCGACCATCGTGAACGGTACTTCCGGTAACGCCACCTTCGGCATGACTACCGGTACCAATGGTTGTGACACCAGTGGCGCACTGACCTACAGCGGCCAGAGCCTGCTCGGCATGACCGGTGTGATGGAAGAAGTGGCCCAGGATATGGCCACCGGTGAAGGCGAAGCCCTGACTGCCCTGTCTGTATCCATGGGTATCGAGGCCTCTGACCGTGCACACTTCAATGCGGTAATGCACGAAAACTTTGCAGCCATCTTCCCGCATCAGGACGTGACTGCAGAAGACGTCATGGCGTCCATCACTGACGTGATGAAGAAAGACCAGAGCCTGTCCAAGTACCTTGTGTAAGGTCTACTTTCAGGTTTGAATCAAAGCCCCGCTTCGGCGGGGCTTTGTTTGTCTGGCATGCTTGCCGGATTGCTGATTACTTGCCGGTCTGACGGATCTTTTCAATG
Proteins encoded in this window:
- a CDS encoding sulfurtransferase TusA family protein, which translates into the protein MTDPIHELDTRRLLCPMPVIKTQNKVRTLSTGDCLRVISTDPGSLNDIPAWCRINGHEVLETGEQGNEVFVVLRVGEDNGALF
- the dtd gene encoding D-aminoacyl-tRNA deacylase — its product is MKVLIQRVAQAQVQVDKVTVGEIAHGLLLLIGIETHDEETSVARMAQRIVGYRIFADTEGKMNLDVRDVGGSLLAVSQFTLAADTRKGRRPSFSRAADPEQGQRLYDHAVSCLRAEGVDVETGIFAADMQVSLVNDGPVTFLLES
- a CDS encoding DUF3015 domain-containing protein; this encodes MKKTLIAAAMLGASSSAMAVAPGGPGCGWGNLLFEGQSGMPMHLLATIVNGTSGNATFGMTTGTNGCDTSGALTYSGQSLLGMTGVMEEVAQDMATGEGEALTALSVSMGIEASDRAHFNAVMHENFAAIFPHQDVTAEDVMASITDVMKKDQSLSKYLV
- a CDS encoding nuclear transport factor 2 family protein; this encodes MLQLLISGCQQSPPEEAIKAALTELEEAVEAGDTGTILDRLTDSAVVHRGESMDSKTQQRTLVGLFFRYPKRQVTLAGIRIDTAPNGKTARARFTALVWGGRNVLPEKADSYQVDSHWVLEDGDWKIESLESERVYE
- the glnG gene encoding nitrogen regulation protein NR(I), with product MSVSIWVVDDDRSIRWVLEKALSQEGYAVTCFEDGDEALNTLEEGGAEPDVLISDVRMPGTDGLRMLKILQRKNPDLPVIIMTAHSDLDSAVASYQGGAFEYLPKPFDVDEAVALVRRAIKHREETQEGVPAAVEEAPTEIIGEAPAMQEVFRAIGRLSHSNVTVLINGQSGTGKELVARALHRHSMRREKNFVALNMAAIPKDLIESELFGHEKGAFTGANSQRVGRFEQANGGTLFLDEIGDMPLEAQTRLLRVLQENEFYRVGGTTPIQVDVRIIAATHQDLEKLVKEGDFREDLFHRLNVIRIHIPQLSERREDIPRLANYFLQRAANELGVEPKVLHKDTEKYLAAQAWQGNVRQLENTCRWLTVMASGREVLVDDLPPELKEVVSSKGGDVSGDWLKSLRNWADRALSQGERGILEQAVPGFERTMIEVALQHTGGRKRDAAALLGWGRNTLTRKIKELDMESELGGDDD
- the pip gene encoding prolyl aminopeptidase encodes the protein MALFPFIDCHHAFYLPVGDGHQLYVEESGNPDGVPVVVLHGGPGGGSSPVQRRFFDPREFRIILLDQRGAGQSRPLAETRNNTTMHLVADLEAVRAYLGIDRWLLFGGSWGVTLGLAYAVAHPSRVLGMVLRGVFLCRQQDMDWLYTASGAARLFPREWKAVNAPVAAFPGNLLERYAEGLAGPQAREFARHWCNWEAVLAGMSPLPAGPGGDDELCMATQEVHYFRHQGFLEQPLLDACAGIVLPVEIIHGDRDFVCPMDQAETLHEILPNSVLTKVAGGAHSASHPAIADALVEAVKRIHKRVMA
- the glnA gene encoding glutamate--ammonia ligase translates to MSEKTLKLIKENDVKWVDLRFTDSRGKEQHVTLPVGEIDEDFFTDGKMFDGSSIAGWKGINESDMVMMPDDSTAVLDPFTDVATLNLRCDILEPNTMTGYERDPRSVAKRAEEYLKSTGIADTALFGPEPEFFVFDSVQWKSDMQGSMYNIHSEEAAWVSHEDFEGGNIGHRPGVKGGYFPVPPVDSLHDLRGAMCSAMESMGLNIEVHHHEVGTAGQCEIGVGANTLTNKADEVQILKYCVHNVAHAYGKTATFMPKPLIGDNGSGMHVHVSLGKDGKNLFAGDGYAGLSDEALYFIGGIIKHARALNAFTNGSTNSYKRLVPGFEAPVMLAYSARNRSASIRIPFVSSAKARRIEARFPDPSANPYLCFAALLMAGLDGIKNKLHPGDAMDKDLYDLPAEEAKDIPTVAHTLTMALDCLEADMDFLTEGDVFTKDMLEGYIDLKRGEIERLNMTPHPVEFDMYYSC
- the glnL gene encoding nitrogen regulation protein NR(II), which encodes MHKRLLDHLRTAVVMLDSELRVRYLNPAAEMLLATSAVRAIGQPLPDYFYDDEEARGALQQCIQDEHPFTRREARLSVAPGYEVTVDYSVSPINESGQPLCLLLELQALDRLLRITREEALLHAHQATRALVRGVAHEIKNPLGGIRGAAQLLERALPDPELTEYTKVIIDEADRLRNVADRMLGPRKPPEFRPVNVHECLEHVRQLLLAEHPSGVAIWRDYDISLPDVVADRDQLIQVLLNLIRNATQALLESATEDARIIMRTRVLRQFTIGALRHRLVLRVDVVDNGPGIDPEVQETLFYPMVSGRAAGTGLGLSIAQSIISQHHGLIECESAPGETVFSILLPMEQPEEVEKEISAL
- a CDS encoding DUF4124 domain-containing protein — encoded protein: MKKQWGWVLGLVALSASVVAAEAGDKPASGIYRSVDANGNVVFTDQPPESGEAEEVHLRKLNTVPTEKMRTVLDSGEEESEPAKKAQGYSSLEITSPEHEATIRNPDSAVQVSVALEPSLQSGDSMVLYDNGVAQPGMALEMPERGVHSLQVKVVDENGVEKIASPVIELYVHRSTASDFRRRPDANGATADVGGAADRGNAASVGGGASVGGAASVGGAADRARPARPALPRPTPRN